The following proteins are encoded in a genomic region of Bernardetia sp. MNP-M8:
- the fumC gene encoding class II fumarate hydratase yields the protein MSDFRIERDTMGEVKVPADKYWGAQTERSRNNFKIGDEASMPKEIIYAFAYLKKAAAQANTELGVLAKEKSDLIGKACDEILEGKLDKEFPLVIWQTGSGTQSNMNVNEVVAYRGHVLQGGTLTDEKKALHPNDDVNKSQSSNDTFPTAMHIAAYKLVTENTIKGIEKLRDALQSKVEEFKDIVKTGRTHFMDATPLTLGQEFSGYVQQLNNSLRCIKNALEMVKELALGGTAVGTGLNTPKGYDVLVAQKIANLTGLPFVTAPNKFEALAAHDAMVELSGALKRTAVSLMKIANDIRMLSSGPRCGIGEIIIPDNEPGSSIMPGKVNPTQPEALTMVCAQVMGNDVAVSVGGSNGHFELNVFKPLIAANVLQSARLIGDACVSFTDNCAAGIKPNNEIIQQHLENSLMLVTALNTHIGYEKSAKIAKKAHQENKTLRQAAVELEYLTSEEFDKWVVPAEMTGSLK from the coding sequence ATGTCAGATTTTCGTATTGAGCGTGATACAATGGGGGAGGTAAAAGTTCCTGCCGACAAATACTGGGGTGCACAAACAGAGCGTAGTCGTAACAATTTCAAAATAGGTGATGAAGCTTCTATGCCAAAAGAAATTATTTATGCCTTTGCATATCTCAAAAAAGCTGCTGCACAAGCCAACACAGAACTAGGTGTTTTGGCGAAAGAAAAAAGTGACCTTATCGGAAAAGCCTGTGATGAAATTTTGGAAGGAAAATTAGATAAAGAATTTCCTTTAGTAATTTGGCAAACAGGTTCAGGAACGCAGTCAAATATGAACGTAAACGAAGTAGTTGCTTATCGTGGACATGTTTTACAGGGTGGTACACTGACAGATGAGAAAAAAGCATTGCATCCAAATGATGATGTAAACAAATCACAGTCTTCAAACGACACTTTTCCTACAGCAATGCACATTGCAGCCTATAAATTGGTAACAGAAAATACCATTAAAGGAATTGAGAAATTACGTGATGCACTTCAAAGCAAAGTAGAAGAGTTTAAAGACATCGTAAAAACAGGTCGTACTCACTTTATGGATGCTACTCCACTTACATTAGGACAAGAATTTTCTGGCTATGTTCAGCAGTTAAATAATTCTTTGCGTTGCATCAAAAATGCGCTAGAAATGGTAAAAGAATTAGCTTTAGGAGGAACTGCCGTAGGAACTGGACTAAATACACCAAAAGGATATGATGTTTTGGTGGCTCAAAAAATTGCAAATCTTACAGGTTTGCCTTTCGTAACAGCACCAAATAAATTTGAGGCATTAGCTGCTCACGATGCAATGGTGGAGCTTTCAGGAGCATTGAAACGCACTGCTGTTTCGCTTATGAAAATTGCAAATGATATTCGTATGCTCAGTTCGGGACCTCGTTGTGGAATTGGAGAAATTATTATTCCAGACAACGAACCAGGCTCTTCTATTATGCCTGGGAAAGTAAATCCTACACAGCCAGAAGCATTGACAATGGTTTGCGCTCAAGTAATGGGAAATGACGTTGCCGTTTCGGTGGGTGGTTCAAACGGACACTTCGAACTCAATGTCTTTAAACCTCTGATTGCTGCAAATGTACTTCAATCTGCTCGTTTGATTGGTGATGCTTGTGTTTCTTTCACAGATAATTGTGCTGCTGGTATCAAGCCAAACAATGAAATTATTCAACAACATTTAGAAAATTCATTAATGCTTGTTACTGCTCTCAATACGCATATTGGTTACGAAAAATCTGCCAAAATTGCTAAAAAAGCGCATCAAGAAAACAAAACTCTTCGTCAGGCTGCTGTCGAATTAGAATATTTAACTTCAGAAGAATTTGATAAGTGGGTTGTTCCTGCTGAAATGACAGGTTCTTTGAAGTAA
- a CDS encoding M23 family metallopeptidase codes for MNQKKTFWQWFTHHYLMVFRDEENFEKLRTIRFNFAKVVVILTGFVLLIFIPSYFLAKAITDYQISTSENPQARLFKLMEKSDSLEAIVAGQNEYYENLRQILGGNIPKDEISEDSTESTINTQDLDLEQIDSIDLAFRKQFEKEDSKTKGLRTSKSELQQVLFFSPISGIVTNQYNSASSHFGVDVVAPKNEVIKAAADGTVILSSWTQDSGHTLAIQHKHQLVSFYKHNSVLLKKVGEIVKAGDPVAVIGNSGELTDGPHLHFELWYEGNPVNPQDFISF; via the coding sequence TTGAATCAGAAAAAAACATTTTGGCAATGGTTTACGCATCATTATTTGATGGTATTTCGTGATGAAGAAAATTTTGAAAAACTAAGAACTATTCGTTTCAACTTTGCAAAAGTTGTGGTTATTTTGACTGGTTTTGTTTTGCTTATTTTTATACCTTCTTATTTTTTAGCAAAAGCCATTACTGATTATCAAATTTCTACTTCTGAAAATCCACAAGCTAGACTTTTTAAACTAATGGAAAAGTCGGATTCTTTAGAAGCCATTGTGGCAGGACAAAATGAATATTATGAAAATCTAAGGCAAATTTTGGGTGGAAATATTCCAAAAGATGAAATTTCAGAAGATTCTACTGAAAGTACTATCAATACACAAGATTTGGATTTAGAGCAAATAGATTCTATTGATTTAGCTTTCAGAAAACAATTTGAAAAAGAAGATTCTAAAACAAAAGGATTACGAACTTCAAAAAGTGAGCTACAACAAGTTTTATTTTTCTCTCCTATTTCAGGAATAGTAACTAACCAATATAATTCAGCTAGTTCGCATTTTGGAGTTGATGTAGTTGCACCAAAAAATGAAGTTATTAAAGCTGCTGCTGACGGAACAGTTATTTTGTCGTCTTGGACACAAGATTCTGGACATACATTAGCTATTCAACATAAACATCAATTGGTTTCTTTTTACAAACATAATTCTGTTTTACTCAAAAAAGTAGGTGAGATAGTAAAAGCTGGAGATCCAGTTGCTGTTATTGGAAACTCTGGCGAACTTACAGATGGTCCACATTTGCATTTTGAGCTTTGGTATGAAGGAAATCCTGTTAATCCACAAGATTTTATTTCTTTTTAA